Proteins from one Deinococcus actinosclerus genomic window:
- the mnmE gene encoding tRNA uridine-5-carboxymethylaminomethyl(34) synthesis GTPase MnmE → MTRSGLQDTITAIATAPGSAGVGIVRVSGPAALTVADRVFRGKRRPSRTPGGRFLFGHLLDASGEVLDEGLCLIFKGPRSYTGEDVAELQTHGSPAVLARVLQATLDCGARPARPGEFTLRAYLSGRLDLAQAEAVLNLIEAQTDTARRQATLGLSGALGERVDGVARGVTRTLAAIQALLDYPEEGVPDEDRILPLAQAEADLRDLLASARAGQVATRGARLALIGRPNAGKSSLLNALLGFERSIVTPIAGTTRDYLEAAVELAGVPVTLVDTAGIRETGDAIEAAGVRQALSLAGAADLVLALEDGSAPREALPADLSGARVIRVRTKADLPGAWTAPDALEVSAVTGEGLPALRDAVQLALLGDTARGEAWLTTERQADAARRALTHIQAARSLPDDLAGYELEEALRALAELTGRDVQEDVVDAVFRNFCVGK, encoded by the coding sequence GTGACCCGCTCCGGCCTGCAAGACACCATCACCGCCATCGCCACCGCTCCCGGCAGCGCGGGCGTGGGTATCGTGCGCGTCAGCGGCCCTGCGGCGCTGACCGTCGCCGACCGGGTCTTCCGCGGGAAGCGGCGGCCCTCGCGCACGCCTGGCGGCCGGTTCCTGTTCGGGCACCTGCTAGACGCCTCGGGCGAGGTGCTCGACGAGGGCCTGTGCCTGATCTTCAAGGGGCCGCGCAGCTACACCGGCGAGGACGTCGCCGAACTCCAGACGCACGGCAGTCCAGCCGTCCTGGCCCGCGTCCTCCAGGCCACCCTGGACTGCGGCGCGCGCCCCGCCCGGCCCGGCGAGTTCACGCTGCGCGCGTACCTGAGTGGCCGCCTGGATCTCGCGCAGGCCGAGGCTGTGCTGAACCTCATCGAGGCGCAGACCGACACCGCCCGCCGGCAGGCCACGCTGGGCCTCAGCGGCGCACTGGGCGAGCGGGTGGACGGCGTGGCGCGGGGCGTGACCCGTACCCTGGCGGCCATTCAGGCACTTCTCGACTACCCCGAGGAAGGCGTGCCCGACGAGGACCGTATCCTTCCCCTGGCTCAGGCCGAGGCGGACCTGCGGGACCTGCTGGCGTCCGCGCGGGCCGGGCAGGTCGCCACGCGCGGCGCGCGCCTCGCGCTGATCGGGCGGCCCAACGCGGGCAAGAGCAGCCTCCTGAACGCCCTGCTCGGCTTTGAACGCAGCATCGTCACGCCCATCGCCGGAACCACCCGCGACTACCTGGAGGCCGCCGTGGAACTCGCCGGGGTGCCGGTCACGCTGGTGGACACGGCGGGCATCCGCGAGACCGGGGACGCCATCGAGGCCGCCGGGGTGCGGCAGGCGCTGAGCCTGGCGGGCGCCGCCGATCTGGTCCTGGCCCTGGAGGACGGCAGCGCCCCCCGCGAGGCGCTGCCCGCCGACCTGAGCGGCGCCCGCGTCATCCGCGTGCGGACGAAGGCCGACCTGCCGGGCGCCTGGACCGCCCCGGACGCGCTGGAGGTCAGCGCCGTGACCGGCGAGGGCCTGCCCGCCCTGCGCGACGCGGTCCAGCTGGCCCTGCTGGGCGACACGGCGCGCGGCGAGGCGTGGCTGACCACCGAGCGGCAGGCCGACGCCGCCCGCCGCGCCCTGACCCACATCCAGGCGGCCCGGAGCCTCCCGGACGACCTGGCCGGGTACGAGCTGGAAGAAGCCCTGCGCGCCCTGGCCGAACTGACCGGCCGGGACGTGCAGGAGGACGTGGTGGACGCCGTGTTCCGGAACTTCTGCGTCGGGAAGTAA